A stretch of Sulfurimonas autotrophica DSM 16294 DNA encodes these proteins:
- a CDS encoding type II secretion system F family protein, whose amino-acid sequence MTALQIDILLIFIITFSATALGYIVYVEYQRTKHINYIKHVISLVDADEEDILQDKHMQSKNTLKNQIQALMIQAGLRFSPYIFALIFLAFCFLIGSLFTLFLLHWSGYFIGIPFGALIFYMILQSVIQNRKKKFNKALAVAISVLVKMMKNGIGFEQALSKSVSVSGSKLFRDIFEKFFQEKNTIGEMEAFSNLNQFVHSKELRIFALAIKIGRESGGQFSNTLEKVEKTINYREKMQEKVDVVTREGSVGSYVVVLITIFLYFALNGNFDGKLHHYFMESQYGRFQLLGISLWVFTGIMINKMLTKVNK is encoded by the coding sequence ATGACTGCTTTACAAATAGATATATTACTGATTTTCATCATTACATTCAGTGCTACGGCACTTGGTTATATTGTTTATGTAGAATACCAGCGCACAAAACACATTAATTACATTAAGCATGTAATATCACTGGTAGATGCCGATGAAGAAGATATTTTACAAGACAAACATATGCAAAGCAAAAATACGCTTAAAAATCAAATACAAGCCTTAATGATACAAGCAGGACTTCGTTTTTCACCATATATTTTCGCACTTATTTTTCTTGCATTCTGTTTTTTAATAGGCTCACTTTTTACGCTCTTTTTACTTCATTGGAGCGGATACTTTATAGGTATACCCTTTGGTGCCCTCATATTTTATATGATTTTGCAATCTGTAATACAAAACAGAAAAAAGAAATTCAACAAAGCATTAGCCGTTGCCATATCAGTTCTTGTTAAAATGATGAAAAACGGTATAGGCTTTGAGCAGGCACTTTCAAAATCTGTCTCTGTTTCAGGTTCAAAACTTTTTCGTGATATATTTGAAAAGTTTTTCCAAGAGAAAAACACTATCGGCGAGATGGAAGCTTTTTCAAATTTAAATCAATTTGTACATTCCAAAGAGTTGCGTATTTTTGCATTGGCTATTAAAATAGGAAGAGAGAGCGGCGGACAATTCTCAAACACCTTGGAAAAAGTCGAAAAAACAATTAATTATAGAGAAAAAATGCAAGAAAAAGTGGATGTAGTCACAAGAGAAGGCAGTGTTGGTTCTTATGTTGTAGTTCTTATCACTATCTTTTTATATTTTGCACTTAATGGAAATTTTGACGGAAAACTGCATCATTATTTTATGGAATCGCAATATGGAAGATTTCAGCTTTTGGGTATTTCACTCTGGGTCTTTACAGGTATTATGATAAATAAGATGCTGACAAAGGTAAATAAATGA